The sequence TTTTTGCATGGTGTCAATAATGTCTCGTACTTGATAAGCTACTGATTGCAATGTCGCTTTTACAAAATCTTCTCTCGTTGTTCCTCTCGTTAAACCAAACACGGCGCCTCTTGCATCTGAATCCCAATATGGTGCACCAAGTCCTGTAAATGCTGGTACGACATAGACTTCGTTTTTATTGTGGGATTCATTTGCTACAGTTTCTGATTCCGCAGCTGTTTGAATCATCTTCAAGCCATCACGTAACCATTGGATGGCTGAACCAGCAACGAAAATACTTCCTTCCAAAGCGTAATAGACTTTTCCATTGATGCCATACCCTATCGTAGTTAGTAGATTATTGTCAGAAAGTTGAGGTTTTTCACCTGTATTCATCACGATAAATGAACCTGTACCATACGTATTTTTGACCATCCCAGGTTCAAAAGCCATTTGCCCAAACAATGCAGCTTGTTGGTCACCTGCCATACCTGAGATCGGAATTTCGCTTCCATAGAAATGATAGTTTTTCGTCAACCCATAAACTTCAGAGTTCGATGTCGCTTTTGGCAGCATCACACGAGGAATGTTTAAAATATCCAAAATATCTTGATCCCAATCTAAGTCATGAATGTTGAATAGCATCGTACGACTTGCATTGGAATAATCTGTTACATGGGTTTCTCCACCCGTTAATTTCCAAACTAGCCAAGAATCAATTGTTCCAAATAATAAATCTCCTTTTTCAGCTCTCGCTTGTGCCCCTTCAACATGATCTAAAATCCAACGAATCTTTGTTGCTGAAAAATAAGCATCTACGATCAAGCCTGTTTTTTCGTGAATCATGTCTCCATGTCCGTCTTCTTTTAATTGATCAGCGATTGGTGAAGACTGACGAGACTGCCACACGATCGCATTATAAATCGGTAGTCCTGTTTGTTTGTCCCACACAACAGTTGTCTCACGTTGGTTGGTAATACCGATCCCTGCAATATCAGAAGGTTTAACCCCTGATTCGATCAAAGCCCCTGCGATTACAGATTGAACAGAGTTCCAAATTTCATTAGCATTGTGCTCTACCCAACCTGCTTTAGGAAAAATTTGTGTAAATTCTTTTTGAGAACTACCGATATTATTGCCTTTCTTATCAAAAATAATTGCTCTTGAACTTGTTGTTCCTTGGTCGATCGCCATAATGTATTTTTGTTCTGTCATTAGAATTCTCTCCCTTTCATGAAAACGCTTTATATTTCATGTATTTATAATAGTCGGAAACCGTTTCATAAAAACGTCATCTTTTTTTTTATTTCAAAAATAAATGAAAGTTTTTCAATATAACCTTGTCTTATCAATAAAAAAGACCAAAAATAAAATAGTACATCTTTTTATCTTTGGACTTTCTATTCAATTTATCTTTTATTATGCAACGCCCGAATTTTCATTCTGATTTGGTTGATATCATAAGTTGAGCCAAGTTCCGATAATACATAAACTTCTTTGGCAGAGCGATACGTATTGGGCTTCATAACATTTGTAATCATCAAATCATAAGTTCTTTTTGAGTCAAATGGTTCAATCGTTAAACCATTTAAATTTTTCAAACTCAAAACCAAGACCTGAGTCATTACTTCTTTATATAAATGATCCATCTTTAAATCAATCCCAATCCGAGTTTCACCAACAATTTCAAAATCAATGATTGCTAATACACTAAGATACTTCACCAATGACCATTCATACAAACTATTCCCCTTTTCATACTTTTCCCCAAAACACTCTAAACTTTTATCTAAAAGAACACGAGAAAAATCTGCCAGTCGATGGCTGGAAAGGCTCTGCTCTTTTTGCCAAATGTTCTCTCGGTCAAATAACTCCAGTTCTCCTTTAAAAAAATATAACCGACTATGAATTTGAGAGAAATAATAAAAGATCTTTTTTTCTAATTCAGGGAAAAATTTTTGCGGGCGATAATACAAAATTACATGTTCTAAGACAAACGTATCTGCTAGTGATGTTGGTGTCCGGCGACCACGAATCAAACTATACGCGGCAAAATCTGACTCCTCTAAAACCGACATACTCGTCAAAAAAATAAAATGTAGTAAACTTTCTTCTTCATCGATTTCAAGTGGATATCGACTAAAA is a genomic window of Enterococcus haemoperoxidus ATCC BAA-382 containing:
- the glpK gene encoding glycerol kinase GlpK produces the protein MTEQKYIMAIDQGTTSSRAIIFDKKGNNIGSSQKEFTQIFPKAGWVEHNANEIWNSVQSVIAGALIESGVKPSDIAGIGITNQRETTVVWDKQTGLPIYNAIVWQSRQSSPIADQLKEDGHGDMIHEKTGLIVDAYFSATKIRWILDHVEGAQARAEKGDLLFGTIDSWLVWKLTGGETHVTDYSNASRTMLFNIHDLDWDQDILDILNIPRVMLPKATSNSEVYGLTKNYHFYGSEIPISGMAGDQQAALFGQMAFEPGMVKNTYGTGSFIVMNTGEKPQLSDNNLLTTIGYGINGKVYYALEGSIFVAGSAIQWLRDGLKMIQTAAESETVANESHNKNEVYVVPAFTGLGAPYWDSDARGAVFGLTRGTTREDFVKATLQSVAYQVRDIIDTMQKDTGIAIPILKVDGGAANNDLLMQFQADILNTSVQKAQNLETTALGAAFLAGLAVGFWKDLDELKEFYEDGQVFEAKMSDEERDDLYEGWQQAVAATQMFKHKSK
- a CDS encoding helix-turn-helix domain-containing protein, whose product is MKIEELLDKKEAREVGILKKVILAGGRVKDTELLDYLGVSKASFESDLKELGYYLKPYEKDCSLFYDGQWVVIHMSDQFSISKILDDYVRASIKFQLIDYLFHYREFTIAQLTTKFMISESSLFRKIKELNSLLKEFDLKIRNGQLKGEELQIRYFYFQIYWFLTPYDIHQEKTLTIQNSRIIEALEKALSLSFEEHGKLKLSLWLTISKKRIVVQPKNFKELYGKSQAYEQDPFFKTLRSFVIRFFSRYPLEIDEEESLLHFIFLTSMSVLEESDFAAYSLIRGRRTPTSLADTFVLEHVILYYRPQKFFPELEKKIFYYFSQIHSRLYFFKGELELFDRENIWQKEQSLSSHRLADFSRVLLDKSLECFGEKYEKGNSLYEWSLVKYLSVLAIIDFEIVGETRIGIDLKMDHLYKEVMTQVLVLSLKNLNGLTIEPFDSKRTYDLMITNVMKPNTYRSAKEVYVLSELGSTYDINQIRMKIRALHNKR